The following are from one region of the Acanthopagrus latus isolate v.2019 chromosome 2, fAcaLat1.1, whole genome shotgun sequence genome:
- the LOC119008704 gene encoding uncharacterized protein LOC119008704, translated as MRRLHCFTVGFFLLTVRAEKDDSQGYGAEQTEGTTVTKDLLVKEENATGHGTAAIPTENTLRHAKFPGADLFDTRPAAPDETTQTTKAPAVIAPPSREGFVSRDGQNSHTSTTDNPSAGRIHTEPEFPLMPNYEEIVYSSAQAEFGSMMNGSSEPEVHLSADELKAPLLLHTLLDKGNQRNTDSITLTSADRGPGVPVLSASHPRVIDNLAAPRNDSDEKQSQGKDEKGISNLDRNDYPFGTVQSIFQSDTGEDSVRGSAVTNLCLTCLKDRRLPSTEKSVAVPVPSPQDTSDSPGIEGLALDSNQFETSLPSLYQQPTGKQEITLNKDISHQNISKLSSFGVTEELVYNLTFASLSDKKTVNHSQGILNTSQIKAFLTDTATAARNTYATRAVVTERPNLTTTAFYRSSKPLYSVRKPVRSGEQEMFGINN; from the exons ATGAGGAGACTTCACTGTTTCACAGTAGGATTCTTCCTGCTTACAG tCAGGGCAGAAAAAGACGATTCCCAAGGTTACGGCGCAGAACAAACAGAAGGCACAACTGTCACAAAAGATCTGCTCGTGAAAGAGGAAAATGCAACTGGTCATGGCACAGCAGCAATACCTACAGAGAATACGCTTCGACACGCCAAGTTTCCAGGGGCCGACTTGTTTGACACCAGACCAGCGGCACCTGATGAGacaacacaaaccacaaaagCACCGGCTGTGATTGCCCCGCCGAGCAGAGAGGGGTTTGTTTCCAGAGATGGGCAAAACTCTCACACATCCACCACAGACAATCCATCAGCTGGGAGGATTCACACTGAACCAGAATTCCCACTGATGCCTAATTATGAGGAGATCGTTTACTCTTCTGCACAAGCTGAATTTGGATCAATGATGAATGGCAGCTCTGAGCCAGAAGTCCATTTGTCCGCAGATGAACTGAAAGCTCCTCTTTTACTTCACACTCTGCTTGATAAGGGGAATCAGAGGAACACTGACTCTATTACTCTCACATCTGCTGACAGAGGGCCGGGAGTTCCAGTCCTATCTGCATCTCATCCTCGTGTAATTGATAACCTGGCTGCACCGCGTaatgacagtgatgaaaaacaatctCAAGGCAAGGATGAAAAGGGGATTTCAAACCTGGATAGGAATGATTATCCGTTTGGTACGGTGCAATCCATCTTCCAAAGTGATACAGGAGAAGATTCGGTCAGAGGAAGCGCTGTGACAAACTTGTGTTTGACCTGCCTCAAAGATCGAAGACTGCCGTCCACTGAGAAATCTGTGGCTGTGCCTGTGCCATCACCTCAGGACACTTCAGACTCTCCTGGTATAGAGGGGCTCGCTTTAGATTCCAATCAATTTGAAACCTCCTTACCCAGTTTATATCAACAGCCAACTGGAAAACAAGAGATAACACTGAACAAAGACATCAGTCACCAAAACATTAGCAAGCTTTCTAGTTTCGGAGTGACTGAAGAACTGGTTTACAATCTGACATTTGCTTCTTTATCCGACAAGAAAACTGTGAATCATAGTCAAGGCATATTGAATACTTCCCAAATTAAAGCCTTTCTTACAGATACAGCAACAGCTGCAAGGAACACGTATGCCACTAGAGCTGTCGTCACAGAGAGACCAAACTTGACAACCACAGCATTTTATCGCTCTTCAAAGCCACTTTATTCTGTGAGGAAACCAGTGAGAAGTGGAGAACAAGAAATGTTTGGAATAAAT AATTGA
- the ankk1 gene encoding ankyrin repeat and protein kinase domain-containing protein 1, with the protein MDCLAGSPGKFRNFRKDDFEADWIKLAECRFGQVYQVKLKVWREKCALKSFNTTLCAKNFYRKVMDEASDLAKVNFKYIVSVYGLCSEATGVVMEYMSNGSLNNLLASHTLMWPKKFQMIHETSMGMNFLHSMKPPLLHLNLKTSNILLDDHLHVKISDFGLIHREEGMSENLFMESLTARGNTSYIPPETFTQCPDPPGTSFDVYSFGIVIWEILTQQKPYAGCSMTTVILQVSHGKRPCVQIIADRKPHECDQMISIMQQCWDQDPGKRPPFSDTVRKTEALSEVLKIAGSIKCHGNGDKEDTSKYPWLVSPVNKIALPEMSDLPSGHQNDNDGVLALLSRKDFGSFRQSVRREHVQTQYADEKSLLHFTVASRDTESVKHVLNLGAEVNCTTARGYTPLIIAVLHRLHDIIALLLEHGAATSQGDEDQWTALHFAAQNGDDRTVRLLLDKEAEADAREKAGWTPLHLACQNGHETVVRLLLSRLSEEAVGEREEQGRTPLHLASAYGHLNIAKLLLSQGADPNAADCSLATALHLSAAEGHNRVVRLLLKSEVNTDTADSRGNTPLHLAALKGHTGICRQLLSNGASPDSKTLQGWTPMHLAALKGHEATVVQLESQGGCVNARGENGWTPLHLACHQSEPEVVAKLLASKAEPNVSEDSEGWTPLHVACTSVSFPSVLHLISHHADVNAVNSGNATPLHLAAQHGCLPIVKALLLNGADRTLLDSSGSTALSVAQRWGKQEIVQLLEK; encoded by the exons ATGGATTGCCTAGCCGGATCCCCTGGGAAGTTCAGGAACTTCAGGAAGGACGACTTTGAGGCTGACTGGATTAAGTTGGCAGAATGCAGATTTGGTCAAGTGTACCAGGTCAAGCTGAAGGTCTGGCGGGAAAAATGTGCACTGAAGAGCTTCAACACAACTTTGTGTGCAAAAAACTTTTACAG GAAAGTAATGGACGAGGCGTCAGACCTAGCCAAAGTGAATTTCAAGTACATCGTGTCTGTCTACGGATTGTGCAGCGAAGCGACTGGCGTGGTGATGGAGTACATGAGTAATGGATCGTTGAACAATCTCCTCGCCAGTCACACTTTAATGTGGCCAAAGAAGTTCCAGATGATTCATGAGACGTCCATGGGCATGAATTTCCTCCACAGCATGAAACCTCCACTGCTCCATCTTAACCTCAAGACATCCAACATCCTGCTAGACGATCATCTCCATGTCAAG ATTTCAGATTTCGGTTTAATTCACCGGGAAGAGGGCATGAGCGAGAACTTGTTCATGGAGAGTCTGACAGCAAGAGGGAACACAAGTTACATTCCTCCAGAGACATTCACTCAGTGCCCCGATCCTCCAGGAACTTCCTTTGATGTTTACAG CTTTGGCATTGTGATTTGGGAGATTCTGACACAACAGAAACCGTATGCAG GGTGCAGCATGACCACAGTGATCTTACAGGTGTCACATGGGAAGAGACCCTGTGTGCAAATTATAGCTGATCGGAAGCCCCATGAGTGTGACCAGATGATCAGCATCATGCAGCAGTGCTGGGACCAGGACCCCGGGAAGAGGCCACCTTTCTCAG ATACTGTTAGGAAAACGGAGGCTCTGAGTGAAGTCCTGAAGATCGCAGGATCAATCAAATGTCACGGAAATGGTGACAAGGAAGACACATCAAAATATCCCTGGctagtttccccagtaaacaag attGCTTTGCCTGAGATGTCTGACCTTCCCTCAG GTCACCAAAATGACAATGACGGTGTCCTCGCCCTGCTGTCGAGAAAGGACTTTGGTAGTTTCAGACAATCTGTGAGAAGGGAGCACGTACAGACACAGTATGCAGATGAAAAGAGCCTCCTCCACTTTACGGTGGCTAGCAGGGATACGGAGAGTGTCAAGCATGTGCTGAATCTGGGTGCTGAGGTCAACTGCACGACTGCCAGAGGTTACACTCCTCTTATCATTGCTGTTCTGCACAG GCTTCATGACATCATCGCTTTGCTACTGGAACACGGAGCTGCCACCAGCCAGGGCGATGAGGACCAGTGGACAGCGCTCCATTTCGCCGCTCAGAACGGCGATGACAGGACCGTCCGTCTCCTGTTGGACAAAGAAGCCGAGGCGGATGCCCGGGAAAAAGCCGGTTGGACGCCCCTCCACCTGGCCTGCCAGAACGGCCATGAAACAGTGGTGCGCCTGCTGCTTTCACGGCTGTCGGAGGAAGCAGTCGGAGAACGCGAAGAGCAAGGGAGGACGCCCCTCCACCTAGCATCCGCCTACGGGCATCTGAACATTGCCaagctcctcctctctcagggAGCTGATCCTAATGCTGCAGACTGCTCCCTCGCCACCGCTCTTCACTTATCAGCTGCGGAGGGTCACAACAGAGTTGTCAGACTGTTGCTGAAGAGTGAGGTGAATACTGACACcgcagacagcagaggaaacactcCACTACACCTGGCTGCTCTGAAGGGTCACACAGGCATATGCAGGCAGCTGTTGTCTAACGGGGCCAGCCCGGATTCCAAGACCCTCCAAGGCTGGACTCCCATGCACCTGGCTGCCCTAAAGGGACACGAAGCCACGGTGGTCCAGCTGGAGAGTCAGGGCGGTTGCGTGAATGCCAGAGGTGAGAACGGTTGGACTCCGCTCCACCTCGCCTGCCACCAGAGTGAGCCGGAGGTGGTGGCAAAGCTCCTGGCATCCAAGGCCGAGCCCAATGTGTCAGAAGACAGTGAAGGATGGACGCCATTACATGTCGCATGTACCAGTGTCAGTTTCCCAAGTGTCCTCCACTTAATATCGCATCATGCTGATGTGAATGCAGTAAACTCAGGAAATGCAACACCTCTACATCTGGCTGCCCAGCATGGCTGTTTGCCCATTGTAAAGGCTCTGCTGCTCAATGGAGCGGAcaggactctgctggactcttcTGGATCCACAGCTCTGAGTGTGGCCCAGAGGTGGGGAAAACAAGAAATAGTGC
- the LOC119010146 gene encoding uromodulin-like 1 — protein sequence MCGSGNYTAEMSLTSERGVEPGDAVPAIGNIRVVINLKTNNSRINLEVTSCCLSPTIQPDLTNSTCCLFSRLAAEPAGITLLPSALSTSASFTISLFQMINYSVAYLHCDLSVCLRNHSDCERQCLQRRRAFPSEGPDAVVSNLRNRISFGPMVKEEVKNSTSPEEIDPTELDLVLVIVSLVVGSSLVTVMLLLVWLAYRRRAFWLLHSAAPPRACCGCLRLGGDLILP from the exons ATGTGTGGCAGTGGGAACTACACAGCAGAGATGAGTCTGACCTCAGAGAGAGGTGTAGAGCCTGGTGATGCTGTTCCTGCCATTGGGAACATCAGAGTGGTTATCAACCTGAAGACAAACAACAGTCGGATAAATCTTGAGGTCACCTCCTGTTGCCTGTCCCCAACGATCCAGCCTGACCTTACCAActccacctgctgccttttCTCCAG GTTAGCAGCAGAGCCAGCGGGGATCACGCTGCTGCCCAGTGCCCTGTCAACCAGTGCCAGCTTCACCATCAGtctttttcaaatgattaattaCTCAGTAGCGTACCTACACTGCGATCTCAGTGTCTGCCTGAGAAACCACTCCGACTGTGAAAGG CAATGTCTTCAGCGGAGGAGAGCATTTCCCTCAGAGGGCCCAGATGCTGTTGTCTCCAATCTCAGGAATCGCATATCCTTTGGCCCCATGgtaaaggaggaagtgaaaaatTCTACCTCCCCGGAGGAGATAG ACCCAACAGAGCTGGACCTGGTGCTGGTCATTGTAAGCCTGGTCGTCGGCTCCTCTCTGGTCACAgtgatgttgctgctggtgtGGCTGGCCTACCGTCGCCGGGCATTCTGGCTGCTCCACTCGGCGGCTCCACCGCGAGCCTGCTGCGGCTGTCTGCGCCTGGGAGGTGACTTGATCCTTCCGTGA